A part of Silvimonas soli genomic DNA contains:
- a CDS encoding lytic transglycosylase domain-containing protein → MKLPVFLCLLVASIGAHAQIDLSALREAARSRDIPALSRMADNAQNDPLEMYPRYYLLSTQLNTVAQEDVDAFFARFDGTPLAERLRQDWLKELGRRQDWAHYVVEFPKLDSPSLDLQCLNAQARIAATGSADLSKLRGFWFADKGQPESCGPIFESLFSAGQLTQEDAWLRIRMALSAGRNDFATQLAPRVGFPSELTGRVLGQANSQPQKALGKLDYSHRAGREVALFAVQRIARTDPDAAAQALDSLREKLPEADRRYGWQQIAEIAAKKQHPEASGWFSRGGLDGLDADGRAWSVRAALRVGDMTAVLDRIAAMPADQAAENAWRYWYAQALKRANRAQEAAPILLKLSDGDDFYALLAREEAGPALEATPSPYLPTDTEIKTVGAKPGVVRALALFGQNWRVEGNREWNWAMRDLSPQELVAASTLAARNKIYDRSIYSAERAKPLSGLVMRFPTPYREQIEREARAQNLDPAWVYGLIRQESRFVADIRSGAGASGLMQLMPSTAQWVGKKNGQKKLDISSLTDPDTNVAYGAFYLRYILDRLGGQAILATAGYNAGPGRAKAWQDDTRQLDPIVYIETIPFEETRDYVKKVMANAQLYGASFGESESFHTRLAPIPGKNVDAATIDAP, encoded by the coding sequence ATGAAACTTCCCGTATTCCTTTGCCTGTTGGTTGCCAGCATCGGCGCCCATGCCCAGATTGATCTCTCCGCGCTGCGTGAAGCCGCCCGCAGTCGCGATATTCCGGCGCTCAGTCGCATGGCTGACAACGCGCAGAACGACCCGCTGGAGATGTACCCGCGTTATTACTTGCTCAGTACCCAACTGAATACCGTGGCACAAGAAGACGTGGACGCTTTTTTTGCCCGGTTTGACGGCACGCCGCTGGCCGAACGGCTGCGTCAGGATTGGCTAAAAGAATTGGGTCGGCGCCAGGACTGGGCGCATTACGTGGTCGAGTTTCCCAAGCTGGATTCACCGTCGCTTGATTTGCAGTGCCTGAATGCCCAAGCCCGTATCGCGGCTACCGGCAGCGCAGATTTGAGCAAATTGCGCGGCTTCTGGTTTGCCGATAAAGGTCAGCCGGAAAGTTGTGGCCCCATCTTCGAGAGTCTGTTTTCTGCCGGGCAGCTAACGCAAGAAGATGCCTGGCTACGCATCCGTATGGCTTTGTCGGCTGGGCGCAACGACTTTGCCACCCAGCTGGCGCCGCGAGTCGGGTTTCCGTCCGAATTGACCGGGCGCGTGTTGGGGCAGGCCAATTCGCAACCGCAAAAAGCCTTGGGCAAGCTGGATTACAGCCACCGCGCAGGTCGCGAAGTGGCGCTGTTTGCAGTTCAGCGCATCGCCCGCACCGACCCGGATGCCGCAGCACAAGCGCTGGATAGCCTCAGAGAAAAACTGCCCGAAGCAGATCGCCGGTATGGCTGGCAGCAAATTGCCGAAATCGCTGCCAAAAAACAGCATCCAGAAGCCAGCGGCTGGTTTAGCCGTGGCGGACTGGATGGCCTGGATGCCGATGGTCGGGCATGGTCCGTGCGCGCCGCTTTGCGCGTGGGTGACATGACCGCCGTGCTCGATCGCATTGCCGCCATGCCGGCAGATCAAGCCGCCGAAAACGCTTGGCGTTACTGGTATGCGCAGGCTCTCAAACGTGCCAATCGGGCGCAGGAGGCCGCACCCATCCTGCTGAAATTGTCTGACGGCGATGATTTCTATGCCTTGCTCGCCCGTGAAGAAGCCGGTCCGGCGCTGGAAGCCACGCCATCGCCCTATTTGCCGACGGACACTGAAATCAAAACCGTAGGCGCCAAGCCGGGCGTGGTGCGAGCCCTGGCGCTGTTCGGCCAGAACTGGCGGGTTGAGGGCAATCGCGAGTGGAACTGGGCCATGCGTGATCTGAGCCCGCAAGAACTGGTCGCCGCTTCTACCTTGGCCGCACGCAACAAAATTTATGATCGCTCGATCTATTCGGCTGAACGCGCCAAACCGCTATCGGGTCTGGTGATGCGTTTCCCGACGCCTTATCGCGAGCAGATCGAACGCGAAGCGCGGGCGCAGAATCTTGATCCGGCCTGGGTATACGGCTTGATTCGGCAGGAAAGCCGCTTTGTGGCGGACATCCGCTCGGGCGCAGGGGCCAGCGGTTTGATGCAATTGATGCCTTCCACTGCGCAGTGGGTGGGCAAGAAAAACGGCCAGAAAAAACTGGATATCAGCAGCCTGACTGATCCGGACACCAATGTGGCATATGGCGCGTTTTATCTGCGCTATATTCTGGACCGCCTCGGTGGTCAGGCCATTCTGGCCACTGCGGGTTACAACGCCGGGCCAGGGCGGGCGAAAGCGTGGCAGGATGACACGCGGCAGCTGGACCCGATTGTCTATATTGAAACGATTCCGTTTGAAGAAACCCGCGACTACGTAAAGAAGGTGATGGCCAACGCCCAGTTGTACGGGGCATCGTTTGGCGAGTCCGAATCTTTCCACACGCGGCTGGCGCCGATTCCGGGCAAAAACGTAGATGCGGCGACCATCGACGCCCCCTGA
- a CDS encoding YeiH family protein, translating to MDSLSKTANPALNQHALADASLFYANWGMALLQHAPGLLLTLLFAAVASWLAGLPAMQSTGLSALTLAIVGGMVLGNTFYPAMGERCGPGVKFSKQKLLRLGIILYGFRLTFQQIGAVGISAVLIDGLVLSSTLVLAYQAGTRIFGLDRQTALLIGSGSAICGAAAVLATEPVLRAKPSTVTIAVSTVVVFGTAAMFLYPALYPLAQHLGLLATPQAFGIYTGSTIHEVAQVVAAASQVSPATADTAVIAKMIRVMMLAPFLVFVSWWVARAPQAGEEKASGGITIPWFALIFIVMAGVHSLGWVPKPMVNALLQLDTVLLAMAMAALGLDTRITAIRAAGVKPLLLATTLFVWLIAGGAGINLAVRALLQ from the coding sequence GTGGATTCCCTTAGCAAAACAGCTAATCCAGCACTTAACCAGCATGCGTTGGCCGATGCGAGTCTTTTTTACGCCAACTGGGGCATGGCGCTGTTACAGCATGCGCCCGGGTTGTTGCTGACGTTGCTATTCGCTGCGGTGGCCAGCTGGTTGGCTGGCCTGCCAGCAATGCAATCCACCGGCTTGTCCGCACTCACACTAGCCATCGTCGGTGGCATGGTGCTGGGCAATACGTTTTATCCCGCCATGGGTGAGCGTTGCGGGCCGGGGGTGAAATTTTCCAAGCAAAAACTGCTGCGGCTGGGGATCATTCTGTATGGCTTTCGTCTGACATTTCAGCAAATTGGCGCGGTCGGTATTTCCGCTGTGCTGATCGACGGCTTGGTGCTCTCCAGTACGCTGGTGCTGGCTTATCAGGCTGGTACGCGGATTTTTGGGCTGGATCGGCAAACCGCGCTGTTGATCGGCTCCGGTAGCGCGATCTGTGGTGCCGCCGCCGTGCTGGCGACTGAACCTGTGCTGCGGGCCAAACCTTCGACTGTCACCATCGCCGTTTCGACCGTGGTGGTGTTTGGTACTGCGGCCATGTTTCTGTATCCGGCGCTTTACCCGCTGGCCCAGCACCTGGGTTTGCTGGCTACGCCGCAGGCATTTGGTATCTATACCGGCTCGACCATCCATGAAGTGGCGCAAGTTGTGGCGGCAGCCAGCCAGGTCAGTCCGGCCACGGCGGACACGGCCGTGATTGCCAAAATGATCCGGGTCATGATGCTGGCTCCGTTCCTGGTCTTTGTTTCCTGGTGGGTGGCGCGGGCTCCGCAAGCGGGTGAAGAGAAAGCCAGCGGCGGCATTACCATTCCGTGGTTCGCACTGATCTTCATTGTCATGGCGGGCGTGCATTCGCTGGGCTGGGTGCCCAAGCCGATGGTCAACGCTTTGCTGCAACTGGATACCGTTTTGCTGGCCATGGCCATGGCCGCTCTGGGGCTGGATACCCGCATCACCGCCATCCGGGCGGCGGGGGTAAAACCACTGTTACTGGCGACGACGCTGTTTGTCTGGCTGATTGCTGGTGGTGCCGGGATCAACCTCGCGGTGCGTGCACTACTGCAGTAG
- a CDS encoding LysR family transcriptional regulator, with product MIKLTLRELEIFLATARAGGVTVAAEQVGLSQSAASSALGELERRLGVQLFDRVGRRVELNEHGRWLLPQAEALLAQARVIEERFRTDAPARLRLYASSTIGNRVLPELVARFLQQAPDNRIELAIGNTADAVQAVAEYRADLGLIEGISDDGRITVEPWLRDELVVVAPPDHTWAGQSVSPTQLATARWLLREPGSGTREVLSGALLPLAGSLEVALELGTSEAIKGAVRAGLGLACLSHRTVSGELARGELIALATPELDLTRHFYLIRARDKIPTQGMQRFHAWCMALLAEESPGTASAAK from the coding sequence ATGATCAAACTGACCTTGCGTGAACTGGAAATTTTCCTGGCTACCGCGCGCGCTGGCGGGGTCACCGTTGCAGCGGAGCAGGTAGGGTTGTCGCAGTCCGCAGCCAGCAGCGCCTTGGGCGAACTGGAACGCCGCCTTGGCGTGCAATTGTTTGATCGGGTCGGCCGCAGGGTAGAGCTTAACGAACACGGACGCTGGTTGTTGCCCCAAGCCGAAGCCTTGCTCGCACAGGCCCGCGTGATTGAAGAACGATTTCGCACCGATGCGCCGGCACGATTGCGTCTATATGCCAGTTCCACCATCGGCAACCGCGTATTGCCAGAATTGGTCGCCCGTTTCTTGCAACAGGCACCGGACAACCGCATTGAGCTGGCCATTGGCAACACTGCCGATGCCGTGCAGGCCGTGGCGGAATATCGTGCAGACCTCGGGCTGATCGAGGGAATCAGCGATGACGGGCGTATCACAGTGGAACCGTGGTTACGCGATGAACTGGTCGTAGTGGCGCCACCGGACCATACCTGGGCCGGTCAATCCGTGTCGCCCACCCAGCTGGCCACGGCGCGCTGGTTATTGCGCGAACCGGGATCAGGCACGCGTGAGGTATTAAGCGGGGCATTATTACCGCTGGCGGGCAGTCTGGAGGTGGCGCTGGAATTAGGCACCAGTGAAGCCATCAAGGGCGCAGTGCGCGCAGGATTGGGCCTGGCTTGTTTGTCACACCGGACTGTTTCAGGCGAATTGGCTCGCGGCGAGCTGATTGCGCTGGCCACGCCAGAGCTGGATTTAACCCGCCATTTTTATCTGATCCGCGCCCGCGATAAAATCCCCACGCAAGGCATGCAGCGCTTTCACGCCTGGTGCATGGCGCTACTTGCCGAGGAATCTCCTGGTACAGCGAGCGCGGCAAAATAG
- the glyQ gene encoding glycine--tRNA ligase subunit alpha gives MLTFQEILLTLQSYWARQGCALLQPYDMEMGAGTSHTATFLRSIGPEPWNAAYVQPSRRPKDGRYGENPNRLQHYYQFQVVLKPSPDNIQDLYLGSLRELGVDPTIHDIRFVEDDWENPTLGAWGMGWEVWLNGMEVTQFTYFQQVGGLDCKPVLGEITYGTERLAMYLQGVENVYDLIWTRYPDGQEVTYGDIYHQNEVEQSTYNFEYSNVELLLSLFNSFEGEARTLLEAGLPLPGYEMILKAAHTFNLLDARGAISVTERAAYIGRIRTLARMVAQAYYDSREALGFPMCKTPV, from the coding sequence ATGCTGACCTTTCAGGAAATACTGCTTACGCTGCAAAGCTATTGGGCCCGCCAGGGCTGCGCGCTATTGCAGCCTTACGATATGGAAATGGGTGCCGGTACTTCGCATACCGCCACGTTCTTGCGCTCCATCGGCCCAGAGCCGTGGAATGCCGCGTACGTGCAACCCTCGCGTCGCCCCAAAGACGGCCGCTATGGCGAGAACCCCAACCGCCTGCAGCACTACTATCAGTTCCAGGTGGTGCTCAAGCCTTCGCCAGACAACATCCAGGACTTGTACCTGGGTTCGCTGCGCGAACTGGGCGTTGACCCGACCATACATGACATCCGTTTTGTAGAAGACGACTGGGAAAACCCGACACTGGGCGCCTGGGGCATGGGCTGGGAAGTCTGGCTGAACGGCATGGAAGTCACCCAGTTCACCTACTTCCAGCAAGTGGGCGGTCTGGATTGCAAGCCGGTGTTGGGCGAAATTACCTATGGCACCGAGCGTCTTGCGATGTACCTGCAAGGTGTAGAAAACGTCTATGACCTGATCTGGACGCGTTATCCCGATGGTCAGGAAGTCACCTATGGCGACATCTATCACCAGAATGAAGTGGAGCAATCCACTTACAACTTTGAATACTCCAACGTTGAATTGTTGTTGAGTCTGTTCAACAGTTTTGAAGGTGAAGCCCGCACCCTGCTGGAAGCCGGTTTGCCGCTGCCAGGCTACGAGATGATCCTGAAAGCCGCGCACACCTTCAACCTGCTGGATGCACGCGGCGCGATTTCGGTGACCGAACGCGCAGCCTACATCGGCCGTATCCGCACGCTGGCGCGCATGGTGGCGCAAGCCTATTACGACTCGCGCGAAGCACTGGGTTTCCCCATGTGCAAAACGCCGGTCTGA
- a CDS encoding surface-adhesin E family protein: MRRLVFAISLLVMLAACGKFDDGTTAPQPVPTHGDWRSYGEMEDFEVLADIKSISHNERDADSQYTYVWMLQHFKQTQVDGTSKGEYRKKYMRQAIHCPSGRMAGIAVELRTEDDEIVARYDVPGYQWEFETPAPDTYGSDFVRQVCLIEKHQDQQAEKSNE, from the coding sequence ATGCGTCGTCTTGTCTTTGCCATATCTCTGCTGGTCATGCTGGCGGCGTGTGGCAAGTTTGACGACGGCACCACTGCTCCGCAACCCGTGCCCACGCACGGGGATTGGCGCTCCTATGGCGAAATGGAAGACTTTGAAGTGCTGGCCGATATCAAATCGATCTCGCACAACGAGCGCGACGCCGATTCGCAATACACCTATGTGTGGATGCTCCAGCACTTCAAACAAACCCAGGTCGATGGCACGTCCAAAGGCGAGTACCGCAAAAAGTACATGCGCCAGGCCATACACTGCCCGAGCGGGCGCATGGCCGGTATTGCCGTTGAATTGCGTACCGAAGACGATGAAATCGTCGCCCGGTATGACGTCCCCGGTTATCAGTGGGAGTTTGAAACTCCCGCTCCCGATACTTATGGTTCGGACTTCGTGCGTCAGGTCTGCCTGATCGAGAAGCACCAGGACCAACAAGCTGAAAAATCGAACGAGTAA
- the glyS gene encoding glycine--tRNA ligase subunit beta yields the protein MSQTLLIELFTEELPPKALPRLGASFAQTLFDELSKLGFVDKDVEFHPFASPRRLAVSIPNVLAVQPEQQIEKKGPAVAAGFKDGQPTPALAGFARSCGVTPEQLEKTHDGKQDIFVFRATKPGEPLSGVLSGLVELALKKLPAPKMMRWGNRDGQFIRPIHGLIALHGNDVIPAKALHLDAGRVTRGHRFLSTGEISLSSADGYARTLYENGKVVASFAARRHLIEDRLTSAAHAIDATIAPSDGLLDEVTALVEWPVVYTGEFSADFLKVPQECLILSMQQHQKYFPLLDANGKLLPKFLVVSNLETADPSNIIHGNERVLRARLSDAQFFFQQDQKIKLEGRVGKLHQVVYHNKIGSQFERVERLTKLAGEIAAALGADRKLAERAAYLAKADLVSDMVGEFPELQGIMGMYYARIDGEDEQVARAIEGHYHPRFAGDTLPEGPIALAAALADKLESIVGIYGIGLIPTGDKDPFGLRRAALGVLRMLLTLPLNLKALLVSTAATFPAGVVSANVPDGVFDFMQERLKNYLAADYPAADIEAVLAFKPARLDDIQKRLAAVAEFKALPEAAALAAANKRIRNILKKVEGEIPALNPALFAEPAESALHAAAQTITGPVNNALAAQDFTGALKQLAALKAPVDAFFDGVMVMAEDAAVRGNRLALLAGLAELMNRVAELSLLAE from the coding sequence ATGTCGCAAACCCTGCTGATCGAACTTTTCACCGAAGAACTGCCGCCTAAGGCACTCCCGCGCCTGGGCGCTTCGTTCGCGCAAACGCTGTTTGACGAACTGAGCAAACTGGGCTTCGTGGACAAAGACGTGGAGTTCCACCCTTTCGCCAGCCCGCGCCGTCTGGCGGTATCGATCCCCAACGTGCTGGCAGTGCAACCGGAACAGCAAATCGAAAAGAAAGGCCCAGCCGTTGCTGCGGGCTTCAAGGATGGTCAGCCTACGCCAGCGCTGGCCGGCTTTGCCCGTTCTTGCGGCGTAACGCCCGAGCAACTGGAAAAAACCCACGACGGCAAGCAGGATATTTTTGTTTTCCGCGCCACCAAGCCGGGCGAGCCATTGTCTGGTGTGCTGTCTGGTCTGGTCGAACTGGCGCTCAAAAAACTGCCCGCGCCCAAAATGATGCGTTGGGGCAATCGCGATGGTCAGTTTATCCGCCCGATTCATGGCCTGATCGCCCTGCACGGTAACGATGTGATCCCGGCTAAAGCGTTGCATCTGGATGCAGGCCGGGTGACGCGTGGACATCGTTTCTTGTCGACAGGCGAAATCAGCCTGAGCAGTGCCGACGGTTACGCCAGAACCCTGTACGAAAACGGCAAAGTGGTCGCCAGTTTTGCCGCACGCCGCCATTTGATCGAAGATCGTCTGACCAGCGCCGCGCACGCCATTGATGCCACCATCGCCCCGTCCGACGGTTTGCTCGACGAAGTCACCGCGCTGGTTGAATGGCCTGTTGTCTACACCGGAGAATTCAGTGCGGACTTCCTGAAAGTACCGCAGGAATGCCTGATTCTGTCGATGCAGCAACATCAGAAATACTTCCCGCTGCTCGACGCCAACGGCAAGCTGCTGCCGAAATTCCTGGTGGTATCCAACCTCGAAACCGCCGACCCATCCAACATCATCCACGGCAACGAGCGCGTGTTGCGCGCACGGCTGTCTGATGCGCAGTTCTTCTTCCAGCAAGACCAGAAAATCAAGCTGGAAGGCCGCGTGGGCAAGCTGCATCAAGTGGTTTACCACAACAAGATTGGTAGCCAGTTTGAGCGCGTGGAACGCCTGACCAAGCTGGCCGGTGAAATCGCCGCCGCTTTGGGTGCAGACCGCAAACTGGCCGAACGGGCCGCCTACCTGGCCAAGGCCGATCTGGTATCCGATATGGTCGGCGAGTTCCCGGAACTGCAAGGCATCATGGGCATGTACTACGCCCGCATCGACGGCGAAGACGAACAAGTCGCGCGCGCTATCGAAGGCCACTACCACCCCCGTTTTGCCGGCGACACGCTGCCGGAAGGCCCGATTGCCCTGGCCGCCGCGCTGGCCGACAAACTCGAATCCATCGTCGGGATCTATGGCATTGGTTTGATCCCGACCGGCGACAAAGACCCGTTCGGCCTGCGCCGCGCCGCCTTGGGCGTGCTGCGCATGTTGCTGACCTTGCCGCTGAATCTGAAAGCGTTGCTGGTCAGTACTGCGGCCACCTTCCCGGCGGGCGTGGTTAGCGCCAATGTGCCTGATGGCGTGTTTGATTTCATGCAGGAACGCCTGAAGAACTATCTGGCGGCCGATTACCCGGCGGCCGATATCGAAGCCGTGCTGGCGTTCAAACCGGCCCGCCTTGACGACATCCAGAAACGCCTGGCGGCAGTGGCCGAGTTCAAAGCGCTGCCAGAAGCCGCTGCATTGGCAGCAGCCAACAAGCGTATCCGCAATATCCTGAAAAAAGTGGAAGGCGAGATTCCGGCATTGAATCCGGCCTTGTTTGCCGAGCCCGCAGAAAGCGCTTTGCATGCCGCCGCCCAAACCATTACCGGCCCGGTCAACAATGCACTGGCGGCGCAAGACTTTACCGGTGCGCTCAAGCAATTGGCCGCGCTCAAAGCGCCGGTCGATGCGTTCTTTGATGGCGTTATGGTCATGGCAGAAGATGCCGCTGTGCGTGGTAACCGACTGGCACTGCTGGCGGGTCTGGCTGAGTTGATGAACCGTGTGGCAGAGCTGTCGCTGCTGGCCGAATAA
- the gmhB gene encoding D-glycero-beta-D-manno-heptose 1,7-bisphosphate 7-phosphatase: MAHMQLKLLILDRDGVINEDDPNYIKSPAEWIPIPGSLEAIGELTRAGWSLVVATNQSGVARGYYNVEMLNRIHAAMYKAVNEAGGHIDAVFFCPHAPEDQCTCRKPLPGMILDIVRRYNIQPAECIMVGDSQRDLECIANAGGKAILVRTGNGAKTEAAGKMPAGTLVFNDLAAVARHLLTSN; the protein is encoded by the coding sequence ATGGCCCATATGCAACTTAAACTGCTGATTCTTGATCGTGATGGGGTCATCAATGAAGACGACCCCAACTACATCAAATCACCCGCCGAGTGGATTCCCATCCCCGGCAGCCTGGAAGCCATTGGCGAGCTGACACGGGCGGGCTGGTCGCTGGTGGTCGCCACCAATCAATCCGGCGTGGCTCGTGGCTATTACAACGTGGAGATGCTTAACCGCATCCACGCCGCCATGTACAAAGCAGTGAACGAGGCCGGTGGGCATATCGACGCAGTATTTTTCTGTCCGCACGCACCTGAAGATCAATGCACCTGTCGCAAGCCACTGCCCGGCATGATCCTGGATATCGTACGGCGCTATAACATCCAGCCTGCCGAATGCATCATGGTGGGCGACAGTCAGCGCGACCTGGAGTGCATTGCCAACGCAGGCGGCAAAGCCATTCTGGTACGCACCGGCAACGGCGCCAAGACCGAAGCCGCAGGCAAAATGCCAGCAGGCACACTGGTGTTCAACGATCTCGCCGCCGTGGCGCGGCATCTGCTCACAAGCAACTGA
- a CDS encoding lysophospholipid acyltransferase family protein — protein sequence MVLLRSLIYWLFFSIVTPLYALLCFLILPLPPRTRVKIISTWCVTLLWLLERICGLKYQVTGRENIPPGPAMIMCKHQSAWETLGLQLVFPPMVFVVKRELFKIPFFGWGLRAAAPIAIDRSARAEAQRLLMEQGRDRVAAGLWIAIFPEGTRIAPGQRGKYKQGGARLASSLDIPIVPVAVNAGEFWPRNSFLKYPGVITMAIGPVIETTGRTPDELMAAAETWIETEQSRIEGAGPCFPGNEQAKA from the coding sequence ATGGTGTTGTTGCGCTCTCTCATTTACTGGCTGTTCTTCAGCATCGTTACCCCGCTGTACGCCCTGCTGTGCTTTCTGATTTTGCCGCTGCCGCCCAGAACCCGCGTCAAGATCATCTCGACCTGGTGCGTGACTCTGCTGTGGTTGCTGGAGCGCATTTGCGGCCTGAAATACCAGGTAACCGGCCGCGAGAATATCCCGCCAGGCCCGGCAATGATCATGTGCAAACACCAATCCGCTTGGGAAACCTTGGGCTTGCAATTGGTGTTCCCGCCGATGGTGTTTGTGGTGAAGCGCGAACTGTTCAAGATTCCGTTTTTTGGCTGGGGCTTGCGGGCTGCCGCGCCTATTGCCATTGACCGCTCTGCCCGCGCCGAAGCCCAACGTTTGTTGATGGAACAAGGCCGTGACCGGGTTGCGGCCGGTTTGTGGATCGCCATTTTCCCGGAAGGCACGCGTATTGCGCCGGGCCAGCGAGGCAAGTACAAACAAGGCGGCGCCCGACTCGCTAGTAGCCTGGATATCCCGATCGTTCCCGTGGCGGTCAACGCTGGTGAATTCTGGCCGCGCAACTCGTTCCTCAAATATCCAGGCGTAATCACCATGGCCATTGGCCCGGTTATTGAAACGACCGGACGCACGCCCGACGAACTCATGGCCGCAGCGGAAACCTGGATCGAAACCGAACAAAGCCGCATCGAAGGTGCCGGCCCATGCTTTCCCGGAAATGAGCAAGCAAAAGCTTGA
- a CDS encoding M48 family metallopeptidase: protein MSKQKLELQNGEMLEYELTRSARRRSIGLKVDRSGLTLVIPTRATLADAERAIRAKLAWIRGHLSKLQNLPQVTPNPLQAGATVQWLGQPCQIIAPAPRSRLSDQTLALASKTGEPAAVLAAFVRFSQAAARVYFAQRAAFFAPLMRVSPKRVLLTSAGTRWGSCTAAGDVRIHWRLMQAPPAVVDYVIVHELAHLREMNHSPRFWAEVEKIVPDWKTQRQWLRQHGNALHG, encoded by the coding sequence ATGAGCAAGCAAAAGCTTGAGTTGCAGAACGGCGAGATGCTGGAGTACGAACTGACTCGCAGCGCCCGTCGTCGATCAATCGGCCTCAAAGTAGACCGCTCCGGGCTCACGCTGGTGATCCCCACTCGCGCTACCTTGGCCGACGCCGAGCGGGCCATCCGCGCCAAGCTGGCGTGGATACGCGGGCACCTGAGCAAATTGCAAAACCTGCCGCAGGTTACGCCGAACCCTTTGCAGGCTGGCGCCACCGTCCAGTGGCTAGGCCAGCCCTGCCAGATCATCGCCCCTGCCCCACGCAGCAGACTCTCCGATCAAACTCTGGCACTGGCCAGTAAAACCGGTGAGCCTGCAGCCGTACTGGCTGCATTTGTACGCTTCAGCCAAGCCGCAGCGCGCGTCTATTTTGCCCAGCGCGCCGCCTTCTTTGCGCCATTGATGCGGGTCAGCCCCAAGCGGGTCTTGTTGACCTCCGCCGGGACGCGTTGGGGATCATGTACTGCAGCCGGCGATGTGCGTATCCATTGGCGCCTGATGCAAGCGCCGCCAGCCGTAGTGGACTACGTCATCGTGCATGAGCTGGCGCACTTGCGAGAGATGAACCACTCTCCCCGCTTCTGGGCCGAAGTCGAAAAAATCGTGCCCGACTGGAAAACCCAGCGACAGTGGTTACGGCAGCACGGCAATGCGCTGCATGGTTAG
- a CDS encoding type II secretion system protein: MRYSTYRGHSRQAGFTLVEMATVLVIVGLLLGMAFKGKDLIDGARVKSIYASSSKIQTAMQVFFERYQAYPGDGCSSAAKTPAECVGDASNPKDGLILGEAEASQFWSMLIQNSRLLAAADQKMPGGVLWAVAKGEDGKGGTAAGSSWLVAQGLDEKVVDIRYVCALDQQFDDGDPTTGEIRSSATGTKDSPTGYSADADCWSKSGSAALSIRLLP; encoded by the coding sequence ATGAGGTACTCTACGTATCGAGGCCACTCGCGCCAGGCCGGTTTTACCTTGGTGGAGATGGCAACCGTACTGGTTATTGTAGGCTTGTTGTTGGGCATGGCGTTTAAGGGTAAAGACCTGATTGATGGTGCGCGGGTCAAAAGCATTTACGCCAGTTCCAGCAAAATTCAGACCGCCATGCAGGTCTTCTTTGAACGTTATCAGGCATACCCGGGAGATGGCTGCAGCAGCGCGGCGAAGACTCCGGCCGAGTGCGTTGGCGACGCCAGCAATCCCAAAGATGGTTTGATACTTGGTGAAGCAGAAGCCTCGCAATTCTGGAGCATGCTGATCCAGAACAGCAGACTGTTAGCTGCTGCTGACCAGAAGATGCCTGGTGGTGTTTTGTGGGCGGTGGCTAAAGGCGAAGACGGCAAAGGTGGCACAGCAGCAGGTTCTAGCTGGCTGGTTGCGCAAGGGTTGGACGAAAAAGTGGTCGATATTCGTTACGTATGCGCACTCGATCAGCAGTTTGACGATGGTGATCCCACCACGGGCGAAATCCGTAGCAGCGCGACGGGAACCAAGGATAGCCCCACGGGCTATAGCGCTGATGCCGATTGCTGGAGTAAATCCGGTTCCGCCGCATTATCGATTCGGCTTCTGCCTTGA